Genomic DNA from Oreochromis aureus strain Israel breed Guangdong linkage group 13, ZZ_aureus, whole genome shotgun sequence:
ACAAGATGCCTTTGAACAAACTGGAACCTAATACTTGAGTGTGTCTCTTCCTTCAGGGTGTTTGCGGGCAGCCAGCAGAGCGGTGAATGACAAGGAGCCATTGAAGAAGGCCAAAACCCCAAAAGGACGATTTGACAACCTCGAAGAGACGAGCAAAGACGTACTAGAAAGTGAGAAAGAGACAAAGCATTTTCTGCATCTAGTTAACATACAAACTGCACTCAGCAAGTTGACAACCAAAGTGATCAGCGAACAAACTGTAAATAATACTGTTAATAATCAGGGATAATGAAGAATGAAAGTAGATGTGCTGtttctttattacattttttgttttttgaaacaaGAACAGAGATTAAGATGAAACTGTTTATGACCGTGTGGCTTAATTTGCCATGTGTGTGTGgaacagtggttagcactgtacTAGGTTCTCCTCCAACAGTCTAAAGACATACAGTTAGTGGAGTTGGGTTAACTGgtcattctaaattgcccataggtgtaactgtgagtgtgaatggttgtcagTCTCTCTGTTAGCTCTGCAACAGGCTGATGACCTGTCCAAGGTGTACCTCCCCTTTCGACCTGTGGCACCTGGAATCGTGTGCTGCTCCAAATCAAATCAGAGCTCCCAGTCTGTTTTAATCTGGAACTAAGTCAGAGCCACCCCACCAACCCTGAGGGAACAGTTCAAGATGATGGTGGTAGTGAATTTAAACAGCAGTGTGATTGTAAAATTTTCATCTGTACTGGCACTGTTGTGGATTAAATAAGTGAGCCATAAGCAGCACACTGAGCCGACTCTATCGTACTACAGAAAGCTAGTATGCTACATTGGTAGTTATACATGAATGGTTCTATGTTTTTATGAGCatgctatgtttttttttttttcacttttccaaCGTTACTActggaaaacacaaactcagGAGTCATGTCCACATTCTGTCCGACATCCGGGATGTTGGTTTTTGGGAGGTGTTTATAGGGATTAAGTTAAGAAAGGGCTCACAAGCACAAACTGTACCTCCAAAATGACCATGAAGTTAAATCAGAAACTGCCAAAGTCGTTGAAATGGATTCTCAAACTTTcatattaaaacacatttttagactATGTGCTTAGTCCTCCTAACACAACATTTTCATTTGAACTGACAGCGAGTTTATTTATGAAaggtatatttttatatttaatatgcATTTTCATTCCAAATTGGTCTagagcacaggtgtcgaactccaggcctcgagggccgctgtcctgcTTGTTTTCCAACTAACCTGTCCTTGTAGCTTCTTAATGGCAAAGCACACCTGATCCAGGTAATCAACAGCAGGTAGGGCAGGGATATCTCAAAACAAGCAGGAtgctggccctcgaggcctggagtttgacacccctggtttagaggTTTTAAAAGGTCTGAAAGTGACCTAATtgtaaactgaaaaaagaaaaactgtcacTGAAGATCTCAATGACTCTTATTTTTCAGAGTTCCCTGATGATGTGAACCCTGTGACGAAGGAGAAGGGGGGCCCACGGGGTCCAGAGCCAACTCGCTATGGAGATTGGGAGAGAAAGGGCCGGTGTGTAGACTTCTAGCTCATTATCTGTAAATTAATGTGTACCTTATGAGTATGGAGATGTACTGTAAAATGACATACTGATGCAGTTTGGATATGTATGCAGCCATTAGtggttttctgtcttttgtttaATCATGATGGAGGAGTAACGAGCAAGTTGCTGCAAGTTTCCAAATTAaagtaataaaacaacaaagatacactttgtgttttcattgaGGTCAGCAGAGGTATAACTACAGAGACACTTCTGTTCTGGGTAATCCATGGGCAAACTGGCAGAAGAATTGCCccatgctgtttttcttttgtctacCATTTTCATGTTATATCAAAGCAGGTCCAGGAATATGATCAGGTGCCTGGGTTCACTGCAGATGGAATGTGCACGCTTACATTGTGTTTGTTGTGTCTGGATCCTATTACCATCATATACACAGAGCTAACTGAACACTCAGGCCTTTCTTGcattttgttttaagaacaattacacaagaaaaagtaatcaaatatcagttgaaacatttaaacacagacTTCAACTGCATAGAGCCACAATAGTCTTCTGCCACAGACCTAGTTCATCTCATACTTAATGGGTTAATGCTCAAAAAAgtcaaaatcacttaaatattTTAAGAGTTTGAGTTTGCACATTGATGGTGGTCTGCTACACCTGACTGTCGGTTCTGTCTCCAGATATATATGTtcagattgataaatataaaagtgATTTTACAATTGTACACCAGATAGTGACCTCACCACGGTGATGCATGAGCCATCCTCCtcgtccccagactctgcttcctttatgaaagacgtgtcagtgggattaaggaggtcctcaaagtattccttcagtCACCCGACAACAGCCTCAGTTGAAGTCAGCAGCACTCCACCCGCATTGTACATCCTCAGGAGTCACCTGAGGTTTGCCAGAATCACTTTGACAGtacgaaagtctttttccataacCTTactgaactcctcccacaccaaAGCGTCTGCTTCAACCTCTGCCTGAGCCACGGTCCACTTAGCCTGCCGGTAACCATTGGCTGCCTCTGAAGTCTCACAGGCTAATCAAGCCCGATAAGACTCCTTCAGCCTTTTTCAGggacaaactgtggtttgcacaaaGTCCAGTAACAGAACACCGCTGGGCCATTCCCCCCAATCATGCCCCTCCAGGCCTTATTGTTGTTGTCCACATGAGTGTTAGTCTCCCAGTAAGATGACAGAATCAACAGGTGGAGCACCCTGAAGCACCCCACTCAGGGACTCTGAGAAGACTCATTACTCTGAACTGTCATTCAGAGTTTAAGCGCagacgacagtcaggacccgttccccgacccgaAGGCAAAGGGAACAAGCCTTCTCATCCACcaggaaaaaccccaacatacAGGCAGCAAGCCAAGGGATACTAGGGTGCCCACCCCAGCACGTTGCCTCTCACCAAGGGCAATTCCAGACTgggacagagtccagcccctctccaggagactggttccagagccctgGCTGTGCATTGAGGTGAGCCCAACTTTATCTAGTCGGTATCTCTCAACCTCAAGCACTACCTCAGGTTCCTTCTCCTCCAGAGAGGGTCAATGTCCCCGTTGCCAGCCTCAGTAGCCGAGGATCAGACCGCCAGGGTCTCTGGCCTTGGCTACCACCCAGCACACACTGCACCCCACCCCTAGAGTTCCTCCTGCAGGTGGTGAGGTTACAGGAGGGTGGTGCCATGTCCCTTCTTCAGGCCAGGCCCCATGAGCTAAGGCGCTCACCAGGTGCTCACCCTCGGGCACCCTCTgcaggcctggctccagggcggggccccctTTAACCCTACGTTGGTcagggtgaactgttccctcAATGTTGCACTCATAGGAGTCTTTAAACCAATAGAATGAATAAGAAAATATAATGATTCTAATGACAGGTCTCATAGGCCTTGGAggctgctgcatgtgtgtgtatgtgagaatGATGGGAGGGGGAGTGACTCTGACACTAAGAAACCACTAATGTAAAAGAATgaatgacttttaaaatgtatgatttaataaaattaattgtaTTGAGTATATTGTGATTGGCACAGGGTTTTGAAGAGAAACGAGCTAAtgataaatgtaattaaatctAAT
This window encodes:
- the sdhaf4 gene encoding succinate dehydrogenase assembly factor 4, mitochondrial, yielding MSLLRLCSSGGRQLFCKSPAVEPLFTGCLRAASRAVNDKEPLKKAKTPKGRFDNLEETSKDVLEKFPDDVNPVTKEKGGPRGPEPTRYGDWERKGRCVDF